GCTCGACCTCGCAGTTGTTGGCCGCGAAGTGCTTCAGCGAGGCGCCGACGCCGTTCTCCTGGAGGCCCTCCACCACGGCGGCGGCGATCTCCGCCGTCACCACCGGGTCTTCCGAGTAGTACTCGTAGCTGCGCCCGCCCAGCGGCGTGCGGCGCAGGTTGATGCCCGGGCCCAGCAGCATGTCGACGCCCAGCTCACCGCACTCGGCGGCCAGCGCCTCACCCAGCCGGCGGGCCAGGGCGGGGTCCCACGAGCAGGCCATCGCGGCGCCGGTCGGGAAGCAGGTGGCCGGCTTGGTCTCGCCCCAGGCGGTGGAGACGCCGTTGGCGCGGCGGTTGACCACGGACAGGAAGTCGTCGAGGTCGAAGCCGCCCTTCTCGTCGCCGTCGATCTGCGGCACCGAGTAGCGCACTCCGTAGGTGCCGTCGGTCATCACCGTGGCCGGCACGCCCAGGCGCTCCACGCCGGCGGTCTTCCACATGCCGTATCCGGAGAGCAGATCGACCTTCTCGTCGTCGGTCAGCCGCCGCAGCACATCCTCGACATCGAAAAGATCACTGCTGGACGCGTTCTTGCTCACGGTGGCTCCTGACGTCGACGGACTCGTGCACAGTCTGCGCAGGACCTTCGTCATCGTTCAAATCGCTGAAGCGGGTGAAGAACATCACCATCGCAGATGTGCAATCTCAGCGAAACGCGCTGGAAACACAAGGCTCCAGAAAAGTGATGGCTCAGGACGCCGAGCGGTACTCGTCGGCCAGCGCCGTGGCCACCACCCGTACCGCGTCGGCCACGGCCCGCACCCGGGCCGTGGAACGCACCGACCGCAGCGTGGCCACCACCAGGGGCAGGCCGGGCGCCTCGTCGGCGATCGGGCGGGTCACCACGGACCGGCCGTCGTAGGTGGAGTCGTGCCGGGGACGCTGGTTGAGGATGGAGTAGCCGTACCCCTTGGCGACGAGGGAGCGCACCGTCTCGTAGCCGTAGGAGCGGTGCCGCACGACCGGTTCCACCCCCGCGGCACGCATCACGTCGAGGAAGTACTCACGGCTGTGCGGCAGGTCGAGCAGGATCAGCTGGTCGTGGGCGAGCTCGCGCAGCGGCACCTGGCGACGTGAGGCCAGCCGGTGCCCGGCGGGCAGCACCACGTGCGGCGAGACGGTGGCGACGACCTCGCGGCGCATCTCGTCACCGAAGCCGAAGTCGTAGCTGACAGCCATCTCCGCGCGTCCCGAGCGCAGCGCCTCCCGGGCCTCGTCGGCGTCCACCTCGACCACGTCCACCTCCAGGTGCGGGTGGCGCTCGGCGATCAGCGTCATCATGTCGGCCAGCAGGAACGGCGCCAGGGTGACGAAGAAGGCGATCCGGATGGTGCCGCGCACCTGCTCGTCCATGCCGCGGGCGGAGTCGAGCGCCTCGTCGAGACTGCCGAGCACGGCCCGGGCATCGCCCAGCAGCTGCCGCCCGGCCGGGGTCAGGGCCAGGCCCTTGGACCGCATCCGGATGAAAAGCTGCGCTCCGACCTGGTTCTCCAGCTGCGCCACCGCGGAGGACACGGCGGACTGGGCAACCAGGAGGTTGGTGGCGGCCTGGGTCATGCTCAGGCAGGTGGCCGCCTCGACGAAGTAGCGCAGCTGCGCCAGCGTGATGTCCGCCTTGCGGGCCATGGGTCTCCACTCCGAGGCAGGGGGCGGGCCATCCGGCCCGCGCGGTCAGACCGGAAGACCACATCTGGATTTCCGATCCGCCCCGGCACTGTCGCCGATTCACCCGTCGTTCGTCAAAGACGGCTCCACCTGCGGCAATCCCTTCAGGTTTCGGCCATGTTTCCCAACCGTTAGCGGCGTGCTTCATCAGAAGAACAGATGTCCTTCCCCACTGAATCCAGTTTTTACTCAGCAAGAATCCGCTCTTACGCTGATGCCCGGCCCGACGAAGTACCCCTGCCCCACGGCCGTCCGGCCCTACTGCCCATCGACGATCGCGACCGGCTCCCCCGGTGACGCGATCCCTGCGCGGAGGTCCCCCATGCGCTTTCCCCGACGTCGCACCACCACGGTCACCGGCGCGGTGTTCGCCGCCGTGTCGCTGACGCTGGCCGGCTGCGCCGACACCGGCAGCTCCACCACCGGTTCCGCCGCCTCCGGCACCGATCTGCCCGCCGACTACCTGAGCGCGGCGAAGACCTTCTCCGAGGCGCTGAACACCGGCGGCGAGAAGCTCGGCGGCACCGTGACCGTCGTCGGCACCCTGAGCGGGGCTGAGAAGGAGCGCCTGCTCTCGACCTTCGCGCCGTTCGAGGAGGCCACCGGGATCAAGGTCGACTACACCGGCACCGAGGACTACGCCACGGTCGTGCAGTCCGGCGTGGACTCCGGCAACCCGGTCGACGTGATGACCGTGACCAGCCTGGCGATGGTCAAGCAGTACGCCGAGTCCGGCGACCTGAAGGACGTCGGCGAGATCGTCGGCGAGGACACGCTGAAGAAGAACTTCGGCCAGGGCCTGATCGACGCCGCCAGCGTGGACGACAAGACCTACGGCATCTACATGTCGATGGACAACTTCATGGTCTGGTACAACCCGGACACCTACGACGGCCCGACCGACGGCACCTGGGACGACCTGACGAAGTGGACCGACGAGCAGGCCTCCTCCGGCACCGCTCCCTGGTGCCTGGGCCTGAGCGCGGGCGCCAGCACCGGCTGGCCGGGCGCCTTCATGGTGCTCAACCAGCTGGTCAAGTCGGCCGGCCCGGACGTCGCGAACGGCCTGGCCACCGGTGAGACCAAGTGGACCGACCCGGAGGTCAAGGCCGCCTTCCAGACCGTCGGCGACCTGATCCAGAAGGACGGCTCGGTCTACGGCGGCGCCTCCGCCGCCCTGTCCACCGAGCAGGGCGCGGCCGGCAACGGCATGTACACCGACCCGCAGCAGTGCTCGCTGTTCGAGTGGGGCACCTACGGCGCCGCCACCCTGATCGCCGGCAACTCCGAGGTCAAGGCCGGCGAGAACCTCGACTTCATGCCGATCCCGGCGAGCAACGAGAAGTACGCCGACACCGAGGCCTACACCGGCACCGTGGTCTCCGCCTTCTCCGACCGTCCCGAGGTCAAGGCGTTCCTCAAGTACATGGCCTCCGACGAGGAGCAGACCCTGATCGCGGCCACCGGCAACTACGTGGCCCCGAACAGCAACGTGCCCACCGAGGCCTACCCGAACGAGCTGCTCAAGCGGATCTCGACGGACATGCTGAGCAAGGACCTGACGCCGCTGCCGAGCAGCACCATCGACACCAGCGTCCGCTCCACCCTGTACACCGCCTTCTCGAACTTCGTGCAGGACCCGACCACCCTGGACGCCGACCTGAAGACGATCGACGACGCCCAGGCCGCTCTCGGCTGACGAATGAGGCCGCCCCGGGCCCGATCACACCGCTGATCGGGCCCGGGGCGCCTGTCCCGGTCCCGAAACCCACCGATCCCCCACCGGAGCCGTCCCTGTGAACTCCACGCCGTTGTTCTCCCTCGTCGCAGGGGTTTTCGTGATCCCCGCACTGGTTCTGCTCTGGCTGGCCCTGGGTGAACGGCTCCTGAACCTGCTGCCCGCCCGCGCGCAGGACCGCGTGCGCCCGTGGATCTGGCTCGCCGTCCCGCTGCTGCTGGGCGGCACCATCCTGCTGTACCCGCTGGTGCAGACCCTGATCATGTCGTTCCAGAACCGTTCCGGTGACGGCTTCGTCGGTCTGGACAACTACGGCTGGGTGCTCAGTGAGCAGATCCGCCCGGTGCTGGTGAACAACCTGGTCTGGCTGATCGTTCTGCCGCTGATCACGCTGGTCATCGGTCTGGTGGTCGCCGCGCTGGCCGACCGGGTGCGCTACGAGTGGCTGGTCCGCACCGTGATGATCCTGCCGATGGCGATCTCGTTCTCGGCCGCCGCCGTCATCTGGCGGCTGATGTACGCCTACCAGCCCTCCGGTGCCGCGCAGACCGGCACGCTCAACGGCGTCCTCAATGCCCTGGGGCTGGAGACCGAACCGTTCCTGTCCGACCCCGCGGTGACCACCTGGGCGCTGATCGCGATCGGTGTGTGGATGTCGACCGGCACCGCGATGCTCATGCTCTCGGCGGCGATCAAGAACGTCGACCACTCCACCCTGGAGGCCGCCCGCCTGGACGGCGCCGGTGAGCTGCGCGCCTTCTGGCACATCGCGATCCCGCAGATCGCGCCCACCATCATCGTCGTCTACACCACGCAGGTGATCTTCGCGCTGAAGATCTTCGACATCGTGTACACGATGACCAACGGCGCGTTCGACACCAACGTCATCGCCAACCGGATGTACGCGGAGCTGTTCCAGGCCCGCGACTACGGCCACGCCTCGGCCATCGCCGTGGTGCTGCTGATCGTGGCGATCCCGATCATCGTCGTCAACGTCCGCCAGTTCCGCGAGGAGAACGCCCGATGAGCGCCACCACCGAGGCAGCGCGCCCGGAAACCGTCACCCGGAAGCCGGTTCCGCGCGCCCGCCGGCACTTCTCCCCCTGGCGCGGGGTGATCCACGTGATCCTGATCAGTGTGTGCGTGGCCTGGATCGTGCCGCTGATCGGCCTGATCGTGTACTCGTTCCGCACCATCTCGGACTCGGCCACGAACGGCTGGTGGAACGCCTTCCTCAAGCCGTGGTTCACCATGACCAACTACCAGGACGCGTGGAACACCGGCGGTATCGGCCGGGCCATCCTGAACAGCACGCTGATCACCCTGCCCACCACCGCGATCACCGTCGTGGTCTGCGCCGTGTGCGCGTACACCCTGGCCCGCATGCGGTTCCGCGGCCGGATGACGATCCTGGCGGTCGTGGTCAGCCTGCTCGTGGTGCCGCCGCAGCTGACCCTGGTGCCGCTGCTGCGCCTGTTCGGCACCCTCGGCCTGACCGGCGAGCTGCCCAGCGTGTGGCTGTTCCAGGCCGGTTTCGTGATCCCGTTCGGGACCTACCTGCTGCACGGCTTCTTCCGGGCCTTCCCGGAGGAGCTGCTGGAGGCCGCCGCGCTGGACGGCGCCAGTGTGCCCCGCACGTTCTTCAGCATCGTGCTGCCCACCAGCGTCCCGATCATGGTGGCCCTGGC
The Kineosporia corallincola DNA segment above includes these coding regions:
- a CDS encoding LysR family transcriptional regulator, which translates into the protein MARKADITLAQLRYFVEAATCLSMTQAATNLLVAQSAVSSAVAQLENQVGAQLFIRMRSKGLALTPAGRQLLGDARAVLGSLDEALDSARGMDEQVRGTIRIAFFVTLAPFLLADMMTLIAERHPHLEVDVVEVDADEAREALRSGRAEMAVSYDFGFGDEMRREVVATVSPHVVLPAGHRLASRRQVPLRELAHDQLILLDLPHSREYFLDVMRAAGVEPVVRHRSYGYETVRSLVAKGYGYSILNQRPRHDSTYDGRSVVTRPIADEAPGLPLVVATLRSVRSTARVRAVADAVRVVATALADEYRSAS
- a CDS encoding ABC transporter substrate-binding protein, translated to MRFPRRRTTTVTGAVFAAVSLTLAGCADTGSSTTGSAASGTDLPADYLSAAKTFSEALNTGGEKLGGTVTVVGTLSGAEKERLLSTFAPFEEATGIKVDYTGTEDYATVVQSGVDSGNPVDVMTVTSLAMVKQYAESGDLKDVGEIVGEDTLKKNFGQGLIDAASVDDKTYGIYMSMDNFMVWYNPDTYDGPTDGTWDDLTKWTDEQASSGTAPWCLGLSAGASTGWPGAFMVLNQLVKSAGPDVANGLATGETKWTDPEVKAAFQTVGDLIQKDGSVYGGASAALSTEQGAAGNGMYTDPQQCSLFEWGTYGAATLIAGNSEVKAGENLDFMPIPASNEKYADTEAYTGTVVSAFSDRPEVKAFLKYMASDEEQTLIAATGNYVAPNSNVPTEAYPNELLKRISTDMLSKDLTPLPSSTIDTSVRSTLYTAFSNFVQDPTTLDADLKTIDDAQAALG
- a CDS encoding carbohydrate ABC transporter permease — translated: MIPALVLLWLALGERLLNLLPARAQDRVRPWIWLAVPLLLGGTILLYPLVQTLIMSFQNRSGDGFVGLDNYGWVLSEQIRPVLVNNLVWLIVLPLITLVIGLVVAALADRVRYEWLVRTVMILPMAISFSAAAVIWRLMYAYQPSGAAQTGTLNGVLNALGLETEPFLSDPAVTTWALIAIGVWMSTGTAMLMLSAAIKNVDHSTLEAARLDGAGELRAFWHIAIPQIAPTIIVVYTTQVIFALKIFDIVYTMTNGAFDTNVIANRMYAELFQARDYGHASAIAVVLLIVAIPIIVVNVRQFREENAR
- a CDS encoding carbohydrate ABC transporter permease, which gives rise to MSATTEAARPETVTRKPVPRARRHFSPWRGVIHVILISVCVAWIVPLIGLIVYSFRTISDSATNGWWNAFLKPWFTMTNYQDAWNTGGIGRAILNSTLITLPTTAITVVVCAVCAYTLARMRFRGRMTILAVVVSLLVVPPQLTLVPLLRLFGTLGLTGELPSVWLFQAGFVIPFGTYLLHGFFRAFPEELLEAAALDGASVPRTFFSIVLPTSVPIMVALAIIQFMWSWNDLLVPLLFLGGGADVAPATVQIAGLVQSTGGGLNSLSAAALMSMIPPVVVTLALQRYFVRGILGGAVKG